One part of the Saccharomyces mikatae IFO 1815 strain IFO1815 genome assembly, chromosome: 1 genome encodes these proteins:
- the CDC15 gene encoding serine/threonine protein kinase CDC15 (similar to Saccharomyces cerevisiae CDC15 (YAR019C); ancestral locus Anc_3.177), with protein sequence MNSMADTDRVNLTPIQRASEKSVQYHLKQVIGRGSYGVVYKAINKHTDQVVAIKEIVYENDEELNDIMAEISLLKNLNHHNIVKYHGFIRKSYELYILLEYCANGSLRRLISRSSTGLSENESKTYVTQTLLGLKYLHGEGVIHRDIKAANILLSADNTVKLADFGVSTIVNSSALTLAGTLNWMAPEILGNRGASTLSDIWSLGATVVEMLTKNPPYHNLTDANIYYAVENDTYYPPSSFSESLKDFLSKCFVKNMYKRPTADQLLKHVWITSTESTKADKLNKFKENFTDADYHWDADFQEETLDISPSKISLATAPAAWAENNQEADLMPATESQLLSQLKSSSKPMGDLYMFFGVCSLENIADTIIECLSRTTVGPQLIATIGSIFSFDTQNNHSRLRLKFISMGGVPSIIKFEHIVKEFVFDYPQALIECGIMYSPNFLTLKNPKYIMELIYRFYDLTSTAFWCRWCLEHLNIPLLLNNIHERRAQSILLKLSSYASWSFEKIFPSLINYKLRKKILFNSQITYIVFKSINYMISANDDKIHKSAAPSSSSLPLSSSPTRNSPMNSAQSPSRSPVHSLMATRPSSPMQHKSISNFSHLTISSKSRLLIDLPEGFFTWLTSFFVDVVQIKNLSVLKYFTKLCYLSIHLNNTLLNDLLNNDAFFAFIKSIDTITPSIDDKKTAAFIWKQITAICVDMSLDMSQMNPSLFSTAMIFIRRKNYTSMSGLEIILNCLHFTLRNAPDDVAPTIGSMESHSGFLIKINNDTTIELPIDQFVDLFYALNDDDVNLSRLISIFTKICSFPGFENLAIDIISHPNFYEKIVSFFDTYFNSLLIQIDLLKFIKLIFTKSLLKAYDYTGLPDPIKQMKSNHHNKSIVSKLRTMLVQITEFLNNNWNKNDSKRNSNQVGGDSVLVCQLCEDIRSLSNRGSLQKVSSVTAAIGSSPTKDERTNSGSSRSKSGAFSLPITTFQE encoded by the coding sequence ATGAATAGCATGGCCGACACCGATAGAGTCAACTTGACCCCCATTCAAAGGGCGTCTGAGAAGTCCGTGCAATATCACCTAAAGCAGGTGATTGGGAGGGGCTCTTATGGGGTAGTTTATAAAGCCATCAACAAACATACAGACCAGGTTGTGGCGATCAAGGAGATTGTATATGAGAATGACGAGGAGCTCAATGATATTATGGCAGAAATCagtcttttgaaaaacctGAATCACCACAATATTGTTAAATACCATGGCTTCATACGGAAAAGCTACGAATTGTATATCCTTCTCGAATATTGCGCTAACGGCTCTCTAAGGAGACTCATCTCGAGAAGCTCTACTGGATTAAGTGAAAATGAGTCGAAAACTTATGTTACACAAACTTTATTGGGGCTTAAGTACCTACACGGTGAAGGTGTTATTCACAGAGACATCAAAGCGGCTAACATCCTGTTGAGTGCAGACAATACCGTCAAACTCGCTGATTTCGGCGTTTCCACTATCGTGAACTCCAGCGCCTTGACCCTAGCCGGCACACTCAATTGGATGGCCCCAGAGATCCTTGGCAATAGAGGAGCCTCTACGCTCAGCGACATTTGGTCTCTGGGAGCCACTGTAGTTGAAATGCTCACAAAGAATCCACCCTACCACAATTTGACAGACGCTAATATCTATTATGCTGTTGAAAATGACACTTACTATCCACCCAGTTCCTTTTCTGAGTCCTTGAAGGACTTCCTATCCAAATGCTTTGTGAAAAACATGTACAAGAGGCCAACAGCCGACCAGCTCCTTAAGCATGTGTGGATTACCTCCACGGAAAGTACGAAGGCCGACAAGCTTAATAAATTTAAGGAGAACTTTACCGATGCTGATTATCACTGGGATGCTGATTTTCAAGAGGAGACACTTGACATATCTCCCTCTAAGATTAGTCTGGCAACGGCACCCGCTGCGTGGGCAGAAAACAATCAAGAGGCAGACTTGATGCCCGCCACTGAGAGTCAATTGCTAAGCCAATTGAAAAGTTCATCTAAGCCTATGGGGGATTTGTATATGTTTTTCGGTGTTTGCTCTCTCGAGAACATTGCAGATACGATTATCGAATGTTTATCGCGCACGACTGTCGGTCCACAATTAATAGCAACAATTGGATCCATCTTTTCCTTCGACACTCAGAATAATCACTCTAGATTGCGACTGAAATTCATCTCCATGGGAGGAGTTCCATCGATCATCAAATTCGAGCACATAGTCAAAGAATTCGTCTTTGACTACCCCCAGGCTTTAATTGAATGTGGAATAATGTATTCCCCAAACTTTTTAACACTAAAGAACCCCAAGTATATTATGGAACTCATTTATAGGTTTTACGATTTAACGTCCACGGCTTTTTGGTGTCGCTGGTGTTTGGAACACCTCAACATACCGCTACTCCTCAACAACATTCATGAAAGAAGGGCACAATCTATATTGCTAAAACTGTCATCATACGCATCCTggtcttttgaaaaaatctttccCTCTCTGATCAACTACaagttaagaaaaaaaatactattcAATTCTCAAATCACTTACATAGTCTTCAAATCAATAAACTATATGATAAGTGCAAACGATGATAAAATTCACAAGTCTGCTGccccttcttcttcctcgtTACCACTGTCATCCTCACCCACAAGAAACTCACCAATGAACTCAGCACAGTCTCCCTCAAGATCACCCGTTCATTCTCTAATGGCAACACGTCCATCTTCCCCAATGCAGCACAAGAGTATCTCTAATTTTTCGCATCTCAccatatcttcaaaatcaagaCTACTTATTGATTTACCAGAAGGTTTCTTCACCTGGttaacttctttttttgttgacGTGGtccaaatcaaaaatcTTTCCGTTTTAAAGTATTTCACGAAGCTTTGTTACCTTTCAATACATCTAAACAACACTTTGTTGAATGACCTACTCAACAACGACGCTTTTTTCGCATTTATTAAGAGTATTGACACCATTACTCCTTCTATCGACGACAAAAAAACAGCAGCTTTCATTTGGAAACAAATCACAGCTATATGCGTTGATATGAGTTTGGATATGAGCCAAATGAACccttctttgttttctacGGCCATGATCTTtatcagaagaaagaacTATACTTCTATGAGTGGGTTGGAGATCATATTGAATTGTTTGCACTTTACGCTACGCAACGCGCCTGATGATGTAGCCCCTACAATTGGCTCAATGGAGTCTCATAGTGGTTTTCTCATAAAGATAAACAACGATACTACAATTGAGCTGCCGATTGATCAATTTGTTGACCTATTTTATGCATTGAATGATGACGACGTCAATCTCAGTAGACTAATTAGCATTTTCACTAAGATATGCTCATTTCCCGGTTTCGAAAACCTTGCAATTGATATCATATCTCACCCAAATTTTTATGAAAAGATCGTTTCGTTCTTTGATACCTACTTTAATAGTCTGCTTATTCAAATCgatttattgaaattcaTAAAGCTAATATTCACGAAATCTTTACTGAAAGCTTATGACTATACCGGATTGCCAGATCCAATAAAGCAAATGAAATCGAACCATCACAATAAGTCCATTGTTTCTAAACTTCGAACCATGCTGGTACAAATAACAGAGTTCTTAAACAACAACTGGAACAAGAATGACTCAAAGAGGAATTCCAATCAAGTTGGGGGAGACTCAGTTCTGGTCTGCCAGCTATGCGAGGACATTCGTTCATTATCGAATAGGGGAAGCTTACAAAAAGTTTCGAGCGTCACTGCAGCAATTGGTAGTTCTCCGACAAAAGATGAGCGTACTAATTCAGGATCCTCTAGATCAAAAAGTGGCGCCTTTTCCTTACCCATTACAACATTTCAAGAATAA
- the KIN3 gene encoding serine/threonine protein kinase KIN3 (similar to Saccharomyces cerevisiae KIN3 (YAR018C); ancestral locus Anc_3.178): MHRRQFFQEYHSPQQQQGHPPRSEYQVLEEIGRGSFGSVRKVIHIPTKKLLVRKDIKYGHMNSKERQQLIAECSILSQLKHENIVEFYNWDFDEQKEVLYLYMEYCSRGDLSQMIKHYKQEHKYIPEKIVWGILAQLLTALYKCHYGVELPTLTTIYDRMKPPVKGKNIVIHRDLKPGNIFLSYDDSDNSFNEEVEGHDEINNNYYRDRRVNSSKKGSSMDYSQVVVKLGDFGLAKSLETSIQFATTYVGTPYYMSPEVLMDQPYSPLSDIWSLGCVIFEMCSLHPPFQAKNYLELQTKIKNGKCDTVPEYYSRGLNAIIHSMIDVNLRTRPSTFELLQDIQIRTARKSLQLERFERKLLDYENELTNIEKILEKQAIEYERELSQLKEQFTQAVEERAREVVSGKKIGKVPESINGYYSKKFVKPAYHWQTRYR; this comes from the coding sequence ATGCATAGACGACAGTTTTTCCAGGAATACCATAGTCCCCAACAGCAGCAAGGACACCCACCAAGATCGGAATACCAAGTTCTCGAAGAAATCGGGAGAGGTTCATTTGGTTCAGTACGAAAAGTTATCCATATTCCTACCAAGAAACTCTTGGTTAGAAAGGATATCAAATATGGGCATATGAACAGTAAAGAAAGACAACAACTGATCGCCGAATGCAGCATTCTGTCACAATTGAAGCATGAAAATATAGTAGAATTTTATAATTGGGACTTcgatgaacaaaaagagGTTCTATACCTTTATATGGAGTACTGTTCCCGAGGTGATTTATCTCAAATGATTAAGCACTATAAACAGGaacataaatatatacCAGAAAAGATCGTATGGGGTATCTTGGCTCAGTTATTGACAGCACTCTATAAATGCCATTATGGTGTCGAATTGCCAACTTTGACGACAATTTATGATCGAATGAAACCTCCAGTAAAGGGGAAAAACATTGTTATTCACCGTGATCTAAAACCAGGTAATATATTTTTGAGCTATGATGACAGTGATAACAGTTTCAATGAAGAAGTAGAGGGCCACGatgaaataaataataactATTACAGAGACCGTAGAGTTAATTCGAGTAAAAAGGGAAGCTCCATGGACTATAGTCAAGTTGTGGTTAAGTTAGGTGATTTTGGGTTGGCTAAGTCTCTCGAAACTAGTATTCAATTTGCGACTACGTACGTGGGTACACCATACTACATGTCACCTGAAGTGTTGATGGACCAGCCATACTCGCCTCTATCTGACATCTGGTCATTGGGTTGTGTTATTTTTGAGATGTGTTCATTACATCCTCCATTCCAGGCAAAAAATTATCTAGAATTACAAACCAAAATTAAAAACGGGAAATGCGACACTGTTCCTGAGTACTACTCTAGGGGGCTTAATGCCATAATACATTCAATGATAGATGTAAATTTGAGGACCAGACCTTCaacttttgaattgttGCAAGATATTCAAATACGAACCGCAAGGAAGTCGTTGCAATTAGAAAGATTCGAAAGAAAACTACTGGACTATGAAAATGAACTGACGAACATCGAAAAAATCCTAGAGAAGCAAGCTATTGAATATGAAAGAGAACTGAGTCAACTGAAGGAGCAATTTACACAGGCTGTAGAGGAAAGGGCGAGAGAAGTAGTCAGTGGTAAGAAAATTGGTAAAGTTCCAGAATCTATTAACGGATATTATagtaaaaaatttgtcaaACCCGCATACCACTGGCAAACAAGATACCGATAA
- the PAU7 gene encoding seripauperin PAU7 → MVKLTSIAAGVAAIAAGVSATTTLAQSDEKVNLVELGVYVSDIRAHLAQYYSFQAAHPTETYPVEIAEAVFNYGDFTTMLTGIAPDQVTRMITGVPWYSSRLKPAISSALSKDGIYTIAN, encoded by the coding sequence atggTCAAATTAACTTCAATCGCCGCTGGCGTCGCTGCCATCGCTGCCGGTGTCTCTGCCACCACCACTTTGGCTCAATCTGACGAAAAAGTCAACTTGGTTGAATTAGGTGTCTACGTCTCTGATATCAGAGCACATTTGGCCCAGtattattctttccaaGCCGCTCACCCAACTGAAACCTACCCAGTTGAAATTGCTGAAGCTGTCTTCAACTATGGTGATTTCACCACCATGTTGACCGGTATTGCCCCAGACCAAGTCACAAGAATGATAACTGGTGTCCCATGGTACTCTAGCAGATTAAAGCCAGCCATCTCTAGTGCTCTATCCAAGGATGGTATTTACACTATTGCAAACTAG
- the BUD14 gene encoding protein phosphatase regulator BUD14 (similar to Saccharomyces cerevisiae BUD14 (YAR014C); ancestral locus Anc_3.180) has product MSNKEEHVDEASVSAINEVSCIAATRDNGYVPSLITSRSGMDPLQSHALLNDPTLIEDYSDIINNRPAGGNKLTLGNEDSESMGGSVVVTPTSNKSSPFNSKLNILGNATEKSHTALRNREDNEVVEEKGLEKHTHNDSKIDQRHSKENSTELPDSYDYSDSEFEDNLERRLQEIETDSVDSADKDEQHFVVNDAVNRELSDVDDFSDGLKYAISEDEDEEEDYTDNEDFVKKFEDADFEGEKDDLDEESDDYQPLSPPKELDPDKLYALYAFNGHDSSHCQLGQDEPCILLNDQDAYWWLVKRITDGKIGFAPAEILETFPERLARLNCWKNENMSSQSVASSTDSIEDSTDSRKIIESDTESIIPTPALNGYGKGSKSVSFNDVVGYADRFIDDAVEDTSLDSNDGGDDDYKKSHDDVVNDGNETKLRHRDEFTEAKLNLNKFQDDDMSDVVSDVSFSTSLSTPLNVKKVRRVGNKNDSPLKAASSNDSEDDHNANHNLGQEKLEPVEGDYDTDLRKVFEAPRMPFANGMAKSDSQNSLSTIGEFSPSSSEWTNESPSTPLVEESSGIPSSRAIKDISQYIHAEPKIEESTNFENTQQQTQPSTEITEGMENHDEIEPPGEELEKHHSTNEVEKRSSLSLRSSSEEDFYMDDQRAISSTSISSSFSGSRALSNTNIFDPASKPHSLVQHLYAPVFDRMDVLMKQLDDIIRK; this is encoded by the coding sequence ATGAGTAATAAGGAAGAGCATGTTGATGAGGCTTCTGTAAGTGCTATCAATGAGGTTAGTTGCATAGCTGCTACACGTGATAATGGTTATGTACCTTCACTAATCACGTCGAGGTCGGGTATGGACCCCTTACAATCGCATGCCCTCCTGAATGATCCAACCCTAATAGAAGATTATTCTGATATCATTAATAATAGGCCTGCGGGCGGAAATAAGTTGACTTTAGGGAATGAAGATTCTGAGAGTATGGGTGGGAGTGTTGTGGTGACGCCCACCTCGAACAAGAGTTCGCCTTTCAACTCGAAACTTAACATACTGGGCAACGCAACGGAAAAGAGCCATACTGCTCTGCGAAATAGAGAAGACAACGAAGTTGTCGAAGAGAAGGGCTTGGAAAAACATACGCACAACGACAGCAAAATAGATCAACGacattcaaaagaaaactctACTGAGTTGCCCGACTCATATGATTATTCGGATTCTGAATTCGAGGATAATTTAGAAAGAAGGCTACAAGAGATTGAAACTGATTCTGTGGACAGCGCTGATAAGGATGAACAGCATTTTGTAGTGAACGACGCAGTGAATCGAGAACTTTCTGACGTTGACGATTTTAGTGATGGATTGAAATACGCCATCTCCGAGGACGAAGACGAGGAAGAGGACTATACTGATAATGAGGattttgttaaaaaatttgaggATGCAGACTTTGAAGGAGAGAAGGACGATTTGGATGAGGAAAGTGACGATTATCAACCTCTATCACCGCCAAAAGAACTGGATCCTGATAAATTATATGCACTATATGCGTTCAATGGACATGATTCCTCACATTGTCAATTAGGGCAAGACGAACCTTGTATACTGTTGAACGATCAAGATGCCTACTGGTGGTTGGTGAAAAGGATCACGGACGGTAAGATTGGGTTTGCGCCCGCAGAAATTTTAGAAACTTTCCCAGAAAGACTGGCTCGATTaaattgttggaaaaatgaaaacatgTCTTCTCAGTCGGTAGCTTCCTCCACGGATTCCATAGAAGATTCAACCGACTCTCGTAAAATAATCGAGAGTGATACAGAGAGCATAATTCCGACACCTGCATTAAATGGGTATGGCAAAGGGAGCAAATCTGTTAGTTTCAATGATGTCGTAGGTTATGCAGATAGGTTCATAGATGATGCGGTGGAGGACACCTCCTTAGATAGTAACGAtggtggtgatgatgattacAAAAAATCGCACGATGATGTTGTTAATGATGGTAATGAAACTAAACTAAGACATCGGGACGAATTTACTGAAGCCAAGCTAAATCTTAACAAATTTCAGGATGACGATATGAGTGATGTGGTGAGTGATGTCTCGTTTAGTACATCTTTGAGTACGCCATTGAACGTAAAAAAAGTTCGGAGGGTAGGCAATAAAAACGACAGTCCACTCAAGGCAGCGTCAAGTAACGACAGCGAAGACGACCACAATGCGAATCACAATTTGggacaagaaaaattggagCCTGTAGAAGGTGATTACGATACCGATCTAAGAAAAGTATTTGAAGCGCCCCGTATGCCATTTGCGAATGGTATGGCGAAATCAGACTCTCAAAACTCTCTTTCAACAATTGGTGAGTTTTCaccttcatcatcagaatGGACGAATGAATCACCATCAACGCCACTAGTTGAAGAAAGCAGCGGCATTCCATCATCTAGAGCAATAAAGGACATTTCACAATATATTCATGCAGAACCGAAAATTGAAGAGTCgacaaattttgaaaatacaCAACAACAAACTCAACCCAGTACGGAGATTACCGAAGGAATGGAGAATCATGATGAGATAGAACCACCCGGAGAGGAACTCGAGAAACACCATAGTACGAATGAGGTAGAAAAGCGATCGAGCCTATCGTTACGTTCATCATCAGAGGAAGATTTCTATATGGATGATCAAAGAGCGATATCATCAACGAGCATAAGTAGTTCATTTTCTGGATCAAGGGCATTGTCTAATACCAATATATTCGATCCGGCTTCAAAGCCCCATTCTTTGGTTCAACATCTCTATGCTCCAGTTTTTGACAGGATGGATGTGttgatgaaacaattgGATGACATTATTCGCAAAtga
- the ADE1 gene encoding phosphoribosylaminoimidazolesuccinocarboxamide synthase (similar to Saccharomyces cerevisiae ADE1 (YAR015W); ancestral locus Anc_3.179) yields the protein MSITKTELDDILPLVARGKVRDIYEVDAGTLLFVATDRISAYDVIMENSIPEKGILLTKLSEFWFKFLSGDVRNHLVDIAPEKTIFDYLPAKLSEPKYKAQLQDRSLLVHKHKLIPLEVIVRGYITGSAWKEYVKSGTVHGLEQPQGLEESQEFPEPIFTPSTKAEQGEHDENISPAQAAELVGEELSHRVAELAIKLYSKCKDYAKEKGIIIADTKFEFGIDEQTNEIILVDEVLTPDSSRFWNGASYKVGESQNSYDKQFLRDWLTANKLNGVNGVEMPQDIVDRTRAKYIEAYETLTGSKWTH from the coding sequence ATGTCAATTACAAAGACTGAATTAGACGATATATTACCATTGGTAGCTAGAGGTAAGGTTAGAGACATATATGAGGTAGACGCTGGTACGCTGCTGTTTGTCGCTACCGATCGTATCTCTGCATATGATGTTATCATGGAAAACAGTATTCCTGAAAAGGGCATCCTGTTGACGAAACTCTCAGAATTCTGGTTCAAATTCCTGTCCGGGGACGTTCGTAACCATTTGGTTGACATTGCTCCAGAGAAGACAATCTTCGATTATCTGCCCGCAAAATTGAGCGAACCAAAGTACAAAGCCCAATTACAAGACCGTTCCCTGTTAGTTCACAAACATAAACTAATCCCATTGGAAGTAATTGTTAGAGGTTACATCACCGGATCTGCTTGGAAGGAATATGTAAAATCAGGTACCGTGCATGGTTTGGAGCAACCACAAGGACTTGAAGAGTCTCAAGAGTTCCCAGAACCCATTTTCACACCATCAACCAAAGCGGAACAGGGTGAACATGATGAAAATATCTCCCCTGCTCAGGCTGCTGAATTGGTGGGCGAAGAGTTGTCTCATAGGGTGGCAGAACTGGCCATAAAATTATACTCCAAATGCAAAGATTATGCAAAGGAGAAAGGCATTATCATTGCCGACACCAAATTCGAGTTTGGTATTGACGAACAGACTAACGAGATCATCCTGGTAGACGAAGTGCTGACTCCAGATTCCTCTAGGTTTTGGAATGGTGCCTCCTACAAGGTAGGAGAATCCCAAAATTCCTACGATAAGCAATTTTTAAGAGACTGGCTCACGGCCAATAAGTTGAACGGTGTCAACGGTGTCGAAATGCCCCAAGACATTGTTGACAGGACAAGGGCCAAATATATAGAGGCCTATGAAACATTGACAGGCTCTAAATGGACTCATTAA
- the DFP1 gene encoding DUP240 family protein: MPSYLKNDDAKNGVKIGSTNEGFAGNPETSLVSAHTATPEDIFASCWTYLLYEIVHSFQLTFQLLAFLVTALPAIVVLTPAMVVAICFNGSLVVLQVYLFLRPIRCKAFRTRLLLEVITRRPSMTNGGWKTITYNMNEYLFNKDLWKTPYYFFDEHECYEFFKTLIKGKYPDVQWDTANTQPFRSIPENVGTPHNSDVDPTMKWCFFKAAEVQAHTVQEYWRSQYPDANIPSL, translated from the coding sequence ATGCCATcctatttgaaaaatgatgatgcCAAGAACGGTGTCAAAATAGGCTCAACAAATGAAGGATTTGCTGGTAACCCTGAAACATCCTTAGTTTCAGCTCATACTGCTACTCCGGAGGACATATTTGCATCATGCTGGACATATTTACTTTACGAAATTGTACACTCCTTCCAATTAACGTTCCAACTCTTGGCGTTTCTAGTAACAGCTTTACCGGCTATAGTGGTTCTCACACCTGCCATGGTGGTCGCAATATGCTTCAACGGCTCTCTGGTAGTGCTTCAAGTGTACTTATTTCTTAGACCAATAAGATGTAAGGCTTTCCGTACAAGACTTCTACTTGAGGTAATAACTCGTAGACCATCGATGACTAATGGAGGATGGAAAACTATAACATATAACATGAATGAGTATTTGTTCAATAAAGATTTATGGAAAACCCCATACTACTTTTTCGATGAACATGAATGCTAtgagtttttcaaaactctCATAAAAGGAAAGTATCCTGACGTACAATGGGATACTGCAAATACACAACCATTCAGGAGCATTCCAGAAAATGTGGGCACGCCCCACAATTCTGATGTTGATCCAACCATGAAATGGTGCTTCTTCAAAGCAGCAGAAGTTCAAGCGCATACTGTGCAGGAATATTGGAGAAGCCAATATCCCGATGCTAATATACCTTCATTATGA